The genomic interval ATTGGATGGTTGGCAGTCAAGTACGACTAGAATGTCAACTATTCAGATAGAGACAAGACAAACCCCCTGAATGAGGCCCAAATGTGCTCTCCGACAAAAGGCGGTTTTATTTCTACTGCTAGCTTCTTTCCAACTCACACTGGGGTAAGTAAATAAGAATTGAAATTGTGTGATCCACGTACTACCATTGCTGTCAAGCACCGATGAACTTGAACCTGAAACAGCGACTAATCATGCACGGGATGATGACGGGTGCTCGAGGGGATAAACGTAGCTTACAATCGGGCAATAGTAATATATGTAAATTAAGATCTGCTCACATACAAAGTGATTGCCTGAAAAATACACTGTGTGCAGTGTGTAGTATAACGCGGGGGGACTCTCAGAGAGAGTATGATACTCGAGGTGCTTGACCCAAGATTGATGTGCACAGCACAACATAATTATTATGACCCAACGGAGGGAAATCCCACTCAACGTGCACCTGGAACAAACTATTCAAACAATAAATTATCCCCGAAGATGTCCTCTGGCTATTATGTACTAGATTCAAGCTAGGAACCCGGTTGTCGGGATAGATCGGAAAGCATTGAGGGTAAACTCAACGCTGCTTCTTGTTGCTGAAGAACCTCGGAAGATGTGTCTCATGCACGGATGAGCAATTGGGAGTATCCTCACCCAAGACACTTCGCGAGGAATTGAATAGTTCCAGCTCAATTGGTTGCTATCGTTGTAGACATGATAAAGCGCAATTTAAAAGAAGAGCATCTAGAGAGCCACTGAATAAACACATTCTAACACCTTGTTCAATTATCCCCACTACTCTCGGAAAAAATATTTCCTCTCTACGTCATTGCAAAAGACTCGGATCATCCCACGGAAGTGAGTGATAGCCTCGGGCCGTCTAAGCAAGACAATGGCATCATGAATGATCGGGTGCCATCCCGGACCTGGGGTGGATCATTACGGGACTGACGGGCAGACTGGGCTGGCGCTGTCCCGGAAGGAGACATGTCTCGGCTTGGGAAAGATCGGGGAAGAATAATGGAGTCTTGATGAAGATACAGAATAGAGGATTCAAGATGTAGGTAAATGCAGGATGCGAATGGACTGCATTGGATGACTGACTCTGTATGATTAAACAGAGACAAAGataacaaaggaaaaagagtCCTGTAGAATGTGGGCACTCCACAGAAGATATTACATGGAATAGACAGATAAGGACCGCTagttctccgtctccgtctcaAAGCTCAGACTCGAAAcgacaagaacaacaacaatgcGAACGACCAAGAAGATTCGTCTCAATTCACCTTCGCCCATCACCTAAGTCCTCCGTGCAGCCCCCTTCGGCCCAAGAACATCATCCAAAAACCCCGTCCAAAGCTCCCGAACAATGCCCGGCTCCCGTTGCCCCTTCTCACCCCTGCTGAGTTCCTCGCCCTCGCGAGAGCGCCCAACAGCCTCAGTGAGCGAAAATGGATCAATATCCACAGCGTGGTTATCGACGACCTCGCTCATAGCACTGGCCGCGACATCGGCGCTGGCACCGGCCACGGTGTAGATCTGAGGCTTCATGGGTGGGGCGTCGGAGTGGGAGTGGGGGGACTGCGAAGATGAAACGGACGCTGAGGACGAGAGGTCGGGGAGGACCGGAACGCGGGGGTATGGACGCGCAGATGGTGCGTCGAGGTCTGCCATTGAGGGCATGTAGACTAGGTCGACCGGGGAGTTATCGTGGATGGCTTTGGAGGAGCGGGATGTGTTGAAGGGGCGGCGGGTTGTGGAGGGACTGTTGTGGGAATTGTTAGTACGGTTGGCTTCACATAGTAACAGGTAAGAAGTATGCATGGAGAACGACGTACTCGGTGAAAGCGCTCCCGTTTATACGACGCAGAGCAATGCTAAAAGCTCGGGATTGTAGGACGTCATGGTTGGAGAGACGCTCGACGAGCTGTTAGAAGCTTAATGTTAGCGTGTGCTGTGTTGCGTTGTCGATGACTATCCATCGTCATTAAGATGACATACCTCGGACTGGCTACCGGCAGAGCGGAGGGAGCGGCGCTGACACTCGAGCTTGAGGTCTGGCACGCTGCGAGCGGAATAGAGCGAGGCCTTGTCGGCCGGGTTGGCGGGTTGAGCAGAGTGTACGCCGGTGATGTGCAGGTTGCGGCGGGCAGGCGCGGCAGcagaggtggtggtagaATGTTGCTGGGAGAGCACACGGAGGGCGCGCAGGGAGGATGAGCGGGGAGCGGCCATTATGGAATGTTggatagagagagatagGTGTGGTGTGGTGAAGTGTGTAGCTGTGGTGGGAGGGTAAGCAAGGAAAGGGTAAGACGGAAGAGCAGGAAGTTCACCTTTATATGGTTGGAGTAAACGTTGGGGCAGATGGGCGGTCTGGACTGTGATTGAGTAAGTGACTGACGTGCTCCGAGGGGAATGCCTATCTATAGGATGAGATCTACGGCGTATGTGCGGGATGTACCAGGTACTACCCCGTACCCGCCATCACAGCGGAGCAATCACGTACCGGGTACTTCTCATCCGCCGTGACACTTCCAAGGTTCCCCTCAGCGATCGCTGCAACTGGGAGGGGAACCAATAGCAGGAAAGCAATGGGTAAGTATTATTCTGAGTTCTGGTATTATTTGACAGGGGGATAGGTACGTTAACAGATGCATTAATAATAAATAACAGGGCAAGTAGTTAGTTGGTTACCTAAATTAACGTTAACTAACGTGACTAGTCAACTAACGATCCTCCTCAACAGTTGAGAAGTGGAGCGGTGAGGCGATCCAGCTGACCCCTTGGTCTGCAGTCTACACTCAATATTCTATCATAGGAGTCTTTTCGTTAGTTAGCTATAGCCTAGTCCACTTGGATGGTCAGCTGGGCATTGCATTCTTCACCAGGAATTCCCCCCTGGATATGTTCATTCTATACTATAGTAATCTATCTCACTCCTATTTAAAGCTTCGCTCCCGGCCGACGCCCCTTGGCCACCGCCCGTGCATACGGATGTCTCCGCGACGCAGGCACTAGGTGGTCCACATCCCCCGTGTGCACCAAATCGGGCGATGCCTCATCCAGCGTCGTGATCCCGTTATTGCGCATGGCGGTCTCGAGCTCATCTTGCATAACTGTCAAAACTCATTAgcctttcccttttttttttactgTCAACATCCACCACTTACTATCAATCAGCTGCTCCACCCCATCCTGCCCATAGTTCGCTGCAAAGAGCATactcctccccatccccacAGCCGTAGCACCCAGACAAACAGCTTTCAGAATATCGCTGCCGCGCCGGATCCCGCTATCCACGTAGACCTCCATCTTGTCAAACACCTCAGGACACCGCCGGTGGATCTCCAGTAGAGTAATAATCGACGGCGGGCTGGTATCCAAATTCCGGCCACCGTGGTTACTCAACAGGATCCCATCCAGCCCAGCCTTCATAGCGAGCAAGGCGTCGTCGGCCGACATAACCCCCTTGAGACAGACAGGTAGATGCGTCTGCTGGCGCACCCAGACCAGGTCTTCCCATGTAAGACCCGGGTCAATAAATCCGGCCATCACgcggccgaggccgccgcCCTTTTTGTCGTTAGAGGCTTTAGACGGCGCCATTGGCACGGATAGGCTCTCGTCAGCTTTGACGCGCTCGTCAGCTTCGCGCTTGCCTGGCCACGCGGCGTCGACGGTTACGAAGATGGCTTTGATGTTCGGGTTCGCGGAGCACTGGCGCAGTAGGGCGGCGGACTTTGAGCGGTCTCGGTTAACGTagagctggaagaagaaactggcTGAGGGTGCCGCGGTTCGGAGTTCGTCTACGGTGAAAGAGGAGTTGTTGGAGACCTAGAGGAGTGTAAGTAAGGTAAGGTAGGCGGATAGACAGTttagaagaaaagaaactTACACCCTGCATGATACCTTTCTTCTCGCACGCCCTAGCAATAGCGCATTCTCCCTCAGGATGGATAAGcttcgccatcgccgcggGACTCACGAAGAGCGGAAGATTGAATTCCCCACCGAGAATCTTCGTCCGCGCATCCACGGCACGAACGTTTCTTAACACGCGCGGCCGGAACCATATCCGATCGAAACAGGACTTGTTCGCGTCACGCGTGATCAGATCCGTAGCTGCACTGGAGTAGAATGCCCACGTCTTCTTGCTGGCCGTTTTGGATGCCACGACTTCGAAATCGTGCGCGTTGATCAACGTGTGCAGGGGTGGTTTCTCATGGTCTAATACCACCTTGGGCGACTCGTCGGGTGGTGGCTTGATCCACTCTGCGTCGATGGTCGATTCGTCGAGGATGCCCTTGAATTGGTTCGCGTGCAGGTTGTTTTTCAGTACGCTGGGCGCGTGTACTTCCGAGTATGCCTTGGTGGCGTCGCTCCCGGCGTACTTGAGGATGACTGTTTGTCGCAAATTagcgtcgaggccggggtGAAGGTGATCGCAGAAAGACATACTTGTAGATCCGCCGGGGTGCTCGTCCAAGAAGTCGGTCACATCCCATACCTGGTTGTCGACGACAATCCAGCAGTCGTCCGGGGTTTTGTGCGAGGAGATCTGCTGTGCAGACCAGAGTTTATCGCCTGCCATGTTGACGGGCTGCGCCAGAGAGTATTCGAGGAAAGATAGCGGGTGCGAGAATCAAGAGAGAAACCAGCCAGCGGAATCCTCAGAAGGGCGTTCTTATCCAGTTCAACTCCACCACGCTTAAGTCCCCGGACTTACCCCGGAGTCGGCTTCGGGTTGGTGCTCTCCGAGCGGTCTTTCAAGGTGGAAGCTGTCACCAGGAACGAGACAGACTGCGTGAATGAATGTCTCCTTTACCCTCGTGCATTCTTCAAAAGTATTCAATAACAAAAATGCCACTCTCAATCAATACCGGGGATCATTGTTAGACTGCAATCTCACCTTCCCTGCAACAACCTCGGTCGATCACTCTCGTCGGGGCATCACCGACCGGATTTCTCTCCGTTTCTGAAAGTGATTATGTAAGTGGGCGTAGCCACAGATTGGAATGCGGATGTGGCTGGACGAGGTTGCGGTCTGAGGATGACAACATTCGAGACAGGGCCATAACCCTGGGTTCTATGTTTGTTTCTCTGTTAGGTATGGAATAACATTTACTGGGCGACGATTCAGCGGGGGAAGCTCATTTACGGTGCTTATGCACTTAAACAAGCCCACTCTCACTAGAGGAATCTGAGCGACACTGGATGAAGAATGTGATGTTTTGTTGAAGATGTCGCCCAGGTTGAATTTGATCATCTTGCTTCCATACTGCTGTAAATGTGCAATAAATATACAGTCCCGTACCTTCAGGTAGCGTAGAGATCAAGTCCCACTTCCCAAAAGACTCCACAAGTCCACTTTATACTCTCAAAACTGCCTGCTCTCGCCAATATCACAAACATCAAAAAGCGTTTCCGAAAGACCACTTTTAGCCATCGCTTTCTTAAGTAGCTGTGGTGGCTCCAGCACATTCTCTTCTGCGACCGCCCACGTTCCCCAGTGAATCGCTATCGCTTTCCTACACTTTGTATCCTTGAAAATCTCAACGGAATCATACGGATTGGAATGCACGGGACTCAAGACATGCCGTGGCTTATACGCTCCGATCGGAATCAACCCCAGGTCAAAGGGACCTCGGAGTTCGCCGATTTGCTTGAAAGCAGGACAAACAGGGAGATGAGCATACTCGGAGCCCCAGTCGTCGGCTCCCTTGGGCACGCGTGGAACTGAGCGGTATCCCGTGTCCCCGGCGAAGTACACGGACTTGCCGCCTGAAGAGACTGACCACGAGGCCCATAATGTAGTCGCTTTATCAAAGGGAGTACGTGCGGATGTATGTTGGCAAGGGAGGCAAGAAATCCTTGCCGAAATGTCAGATGTCGGAGAACTTGGAGAAGGTTCTTCGTGTGTTGATTTGGTCAACTTGATGTCAACGTCCTCCCACCAGTCGAGCTCGACAACGTTCTTGATGCCACTGTCTAAAAACCAATTCTTAAGGCCCTTTGGGACACAGAATTGAACCGAGGGGTGATGTTTTTGGATTTCCAGGATGGAAGGGTGAGAAAGATGGTCGTAGTGGGAGTGGCTTATGATAACCTACTTACGTGTTAGCTATCACTATTGAACATACAAGAATAGAATAAGGACTTACACAGTCAATTATTGGAATATCAGAGATATCACAGGGCTTAGGGGTGAATCTTTTGTGGCCCAGCCAAGAGAACGGGGAACAGCGGTCTTCGAACACGGGGTCAAAGAGAACCCGTAAGCCAGTGGGAAACTCAACGTAGTAGCATGCGTGTCCTAGCCAGATTGCACTCAAAGCTTGTGACTGTGAGCTCGTTCTGGATGGGAGGAACTTGGGTTTAGTGACCGAGACGGTTGGCGGCGTGGTATCAGGCCTCTGGCTATCTCCCGA from Penicillium psychrofluorescens genome assembly, chromosome: 5 carries:
- a CDS encoding uncharacterized protein (ID:PFLUO_008149-T1.cds;~source:funannotate), which codes for MAGDKLWSAQQISSHKTPDDCWIVVDNQVWDVTDFLDEHPGGSTIILKYAGSDATKAYSEVHAPSVLKNNLHANQFKGILDESTIDAEWIKPPPDESPKVVLDHEKPPLHTLINAHDFEVVASKTASKKTWAFYSSAATDLITRDANKSCFDRIWFRPRVLRNVRAVDARTKILGGEFNLPLFVSPAAMAKLIHPEGECAIARACEKKGIMQGVSNNSSFTVDELRTAAPSASFFFQLYVNRDRSKSAALLRQCSANPNIKAIFVTVDAAWPGKREADERVKADESLSVPMAPSKASNDKKGGGLGRVMAGFIDPGLTWEDLVWVRQQTHLPVCLKGVMSADDALLAMKAGLDGILLSNHGGRNLDTSPPSIITLLEIHRRCPEVFDKMEVYVDSGIRRGSDILKAVCLGATAVGMGRSMLFAANYGQDGVEQLIDIMQDELETAMRNNGITTLDEASPDLVHTGDVDHLVPASRRHPYARAVAKGRRPGAKL
- a CDS encoding uncharacterized protein (ID:PFLUO_008150-T1.cds;~source:funannotate), producing MVQHKLFSGDSQRPDTTPPTVSVTKPKFLPSRTSSQSQALSAIWLGHACYYVEFPTGLRVLFDPVFEDRCSPFSWLGHKRFTPKPCDISDIPIIDCVIISHSHYDHLSHPSILEIQKHHPSVQFCVPKGLKNWFLDSGIKNVVELDWWEDVDIKLTKSTHEEPSPSSPTSDISARISCLPCQHTSARTPFDKATTLWASWSVSSGGKSVYFAGDTGYRSVPRVPKGADDWGSEYAHLPVCPAFKQIGELRGPFDLGLIPIGAYKPRHVLSPVHSNPYDSVEIFKDTKCRKAIAIHWGTWAVAEENVLEPPQLLKKAMAKSGLSETLFDVCDIGESRQF
- a CDS encoding uncharacterized protein (ID:PFLUO_008148-T1.cds;~source:funannotate) encodes the protein MAAPRSSSLRALRVLSQQHSTTTSAAAPARRNLHITGVHSAQPANPADKASLYSARSVPDLKLECQRRSLRSAGSQSELVERLSNHDVLQSRAFSIALRRINGSAFTDPSTTRRPFNTSRSSKAIHDNSPVDLVYMPSMADLDAPSARPYPRVPVLPDLSSSASVSSSQSPHSHSDAPPMKPQIYTVAGASADVAASAMSEVVDNHAVDIDPFSLTEAVGRSREGEELSRGEKGQREPGIVRELWTGFLDDVLGPKGAARRT